The Paracoccus aminophilus JCM 7686 genome window below encodes:
- a CDS encoding ABC transporter permease — MTYVSYKTATASAGWSLWAPFRAGFDPRLLRLTQQLALGAVVPLAVLLLWHTATKGEWLAPQVLPAPGLVWETTGELLASGELQSELWVSLQRVLWGVALGGALGLIAGLAFGLSRFLDIYVAPTIRAICLVPSLGWLPFFMLLFGIGEALKIILIAKTCFLPLMVSAYEGLRNRPRKYDEIAAALELPFLTRVFQITLPSILPSVLTGLRLALSKGWKALILVEMISSAAGIGYLMMWGRKAFQLDVVFATIIVIGVVGWFMDAALLRLQNRLTGWSVKSVG, encoded by the coding sequence ATGACCTATGTCAGCTACAAGACCGCGACCGCCTCGGCGGGGTGGAGCCTCTGGGCGCCGTTTCGCGCAGGGTTTGACCCGCGCCTGCTCCGCCTGACGCAGCAGTTGGCGCTCGGGGCGGTCGTGCCGCTTGCGGTGCTGCTGCTCTGGCATACCGCGACCAAGGGCGAGTGGCTCGCGCCGCAGGTCCTGCCCGCGCCCGGCCTTGTCTGGGAGACCACCGGCGAGCTTCTGGCCAGCGGCGAGCTGCAATCCGAGCTTTGGGTCAGCCTGCAACGCGTCCTCTGGGGCGTGGCGCTTGGCGGCGCGCTTGGCCTGATCGCCGGGCTGGCCTTCGGCCTGTCGCGTTTTCTCGACATCTATGTCGCGCCCACCATCCGCGCGATCTGCCTTGTGCCCTCGCTGGGGTGGCTGCCCTTCTTCATGCTGCTTTTCGGCATTGGCGAGGCGCTCAAGATCATCCTGATCGCCAAGACCTGCTTTCTGCCGCTGATGGTCTCAGCCTATGAGGGTTTGCGTAACCGGCCCCGCAAATATGACGAGATTGCCGCCGCGCTCGAGTTGCCCTTCCTGACGCGGGTCTTTCAGATCACGCTGCCCTCGATCCTGCCAAGCGTGCTGACCGGGCTGCGCCTGGCGCTGTCGAAAGGCTGGAAGGCCTTGATTCTGGTCGAAATGATCTCTTCGGCGGCGGGGATCGGCTATCTCATGATGTGGGGGCGCAAGGCGTTTCAGCTCGATGTCGTCTTTGCCACGATCATCGTCATCGGCGTCGTTGGCTGGTTCATGGATGCGGCCCTGCTGAGGCTGCAGAACCGGCTGACGGGCTGGTCGGTTAAATCGGTGGGGTGA
- a CDS encoding 4Fe-4S dicluster domain-containing protein, with translation MIEVISAARCTGCNICVQVCPTNVFAAVKGGIPVIARQDDCQTCYMCEVWCPDDALYVAPNADGTEGITEPELEAQGRFGSYRRSVGWAKGGRVAPAPQIMSRLRG, from the coding sequence ATGATCGAAGTTATCAGCGCCGCGCGCTGCACCGGCTGCAACATCTGCGTGCAGGTCTGCCCGACCAATGTCTTCGCGGCGGTCAAGGGCGGCATCCCGGTGATCGCGCGGCAGGACGATTGCCAGACCTGCTATATGTGTGAGGTCTGGTGCCCTGATGACGCGCTTTACGTCGCGCCGAATGCCGATGGCACCGAGGGCATCACCGAGCCCGAGCTGGAGGCGCAGGGCCGCTTTGGCAGCTACCGCCGCTCGGTCGGTTGGGCCAAAGGGGGCCGCGTCGCCCCCGCGCCCCAGATCATGAGCCGGCTGCGCGGCTAA
- a CDS encoding ABC transporter substrate-binding protein, translated as MSLKRRDFLIRSSAAAALLAAPSLARAASDKLEVIRLAGPGNASGRPYGNGNIGLLRGLELLEKEFEADKIRIEWQFPRGTGPAINEALANRQLDFASYGGLPNIVGRGAGVPTKVLAGSGVSPTYVAARPEAGIKTLEDLKGKRVAFQRGTIFELSLYLILAKVGLTNDDVVLFDIQGADQIAAIQTGDVDVIIGQGNSVLTTVAQGLTEVVYTTKGSPAPGSTFGSFTVHEQFAAAHPEVVERVLTAFVEASHWGSQEENRDKVFDIFAETGTPRESYVKDYEGDKLADRHTPLLDGFYRHNIDEGLKFTLATKLVRKPFDVAGWIDDSQLSRIIEQKGWQKVWTPRSSDGQAIG; from the coding sequence ATGAGCTTGAAACGGCGTGATTTTCTGATCCGCAGCTCTGCGGCGGCGGCGCTTCTGGCCGCGCCCTCTCTGGCACGGGCCGCGAGCGACAAGCTTGAGGTGATCCGGCTGGCCGGTCCGGGCAATGCCTCGGGGCGGCCTTACGGCAATGGCAATATCGGCCTTCTGCGCGGGCTCGAGCTGCTGGAAAAAGAGTTCGAGGCCGACAAGATCCGCATCGAATGGCAATTCCCGCGCGGTACGGGCCCGGCGATCAACGAGGCTTTGGCCAACCGCCAGCTCGATTTCGCAAGCTATGGCGGCCTGCCCAATATCGTCGGGCGCGGCGCGGGGGTGCCGACCAAGGTGCTGGCGGGCTCGGGCGTGTCGCCGACCTATGTTGCGGCGCGGCCCGAGGCCGGGATCAAGACGCTCGAAGATCTCAAAGGCAAGCGCGTCGCCTTCCAGCGCGGCACGATCTTCGAGCTCTCGCTTTACCTCATTCTGGCGAAGGTCGGGCTGACGAATGACGATGTCGTGCTCTTCGACATTCAGGGCGCCGACCAGATCGCCGCGATCCAGACCGGCGATGTCGATGTCATCATCGGGCAGGGCAACAGCGTGCTGACCACGGTGGCGCAGGGGCTGACCGAGGTCGTCTATACGACCAAGGGCAGCCCCGCGCCGGGCTCGACCTTCGGCTCCTTCACCGTGCACGAGCAATTCGCCGCCGCTCATCCCGAGGTGGTCGAGCGGGTTCTGACCGCTTTTGTCGAGGCCTCGCATTGGGGCAGCCAAGAGGAAAACCGCGACAAGGTCTTCGACATTTTCGCCGAAACCGGCACGCCGCGCGAAAGCTATGTCAAGGATTACGAGGGCGACAAGCTGGCCGACCGCCATACGCCGCTGCTCGACGGCTTTTATCGCCACAACATCGACGAAGGGCTGAAATTCACGCTCGCGACCAAGCTGGTGCGCAAGCCCTTCGATGTCGCGGGCTGGATCGACGACAGCCAGCTTTCGCGGATCATCGAACAAAAGGGCTGGCAGAAGGTCTGGACGCCGCGCAGCTCTGACGGTCAGGCGATCGGCTGA